The segment TCACAGAAGAGAAGGAACGTCTGGACGTCACCACCGTGGCCAATCCTGCCCCCAAGAGACGTGCAGCGGCAGCTGGTGGGAAACTTGGGCAGGGTCAGCTCCCGGGGGGCGGTGGTGGCGCGGGGGTCCTCCTCAGGCCCGGCCGCTCTCAGACGCGGGCCGGCGGTGCGATGGAGCTGCGTCAGGAGCGGAGGTAACGCCGGGTACTCGGGACCTGCGGCCGCGCCTCCGCTCGAGCTGGAACCGCGACAGGTCCTGCTGCCGCGGGCCGCGAAAACAGCGGGAGCGCGGGGCCAAGGCTCCCGACCGCCCCCGGGAGCGGAAGCGGGAGACTGCGCAGGCGCGATCGCGTGATCCTCCGACATGTTGTCCCTGCGCGGCCATGGCAGCAGTCCGGGCCCTGCTGGCGCCGAGGCTGGCGGCCTCCGCGCTCGCGCCGCGCGCCACCCTCCACGGCTCCGCGCCGCGCCCCGGGGCCAGGGTCGCGTTGGTGAGCGGACTTGGGCAGGTGCGGGGACAGGCCACCGCCCGAGGTCGGGCCCTCGGGGCGGGCGTCCGTGACCGCGCTCCTCCCGCAGGTGCTGTCCGGGTGCGGCGTCTACGACGGCACGGAGCTGCACGAGGCCTCCGCGTAAGCCCCTGCGGCCCCGGGACCGCCCCGGGGAAGGGCGGGGCCTCTCCCTGAGCTGGGGAGCGCCGGAGGGACGCGGGGAGCGCAGAGCAACTCCTGGAAGTCGGCGTGTGCGGTTCCGGGGGAGGCTGACTGAGACTGCAGATGTCGGGATAACGCTGCCACCGGGGAACAGCCACTTAATAGGCGCTTTGTGGGGTTTTCAGGCCCTTGAGTTACCAGCCCGGGGTCACACTGCGCCCTCCATTCAGCTCTGACTTTAGTGGCTGCCGGTGCCCTTGACTGACGCGACTTGTCAGCTGTTGCGGTGAATCTGGCGCCTTGATCAAAAGGTTCTCGTGAGCGGCACCAGCAGGGCGGTCGGGAGAGGTCGAATCATGTGGTGGTCGCGGAATGCCTGCCTCCGGAGCTTGGGGCCTTACGGAGACCGGAGGACCGTGCGGCGGGGGCTGCGAGGCCGCTGAGCCCTGCCCGTCCAGGGTTTGCCACCGTGTGCCGGTGCTGGCGCTGGACACGGTGCCGACCTGGCGGGTGCAGAGGGCCAGCGAGCTTCCATGGGGGCAGTGGGGCTAGAGGGCGGAGTCGGGGTGGCCCTCAAACAGCCTGAACCCTCCCAGGGCCAGGCCGCGCGCTCCGCCGGATCACACACCTGGTGCCTTGTCTGAAAGGGAGAAGCGCTGTGTCTGGGACGGGGCAGCCCTCGGGAGACCTCTGCGTCTTGTGTCTCTCTCCCACCACCGTGGTGGGAAAGTTGCGAGAGATCAGGCGTTAAACTTCCTGTCGTCGAGAAAAGCTCCCTCAAATGCTGGAGGCTTGGGCCTACATGTTCAGGCTGTGACACCAGCTGGATCACCCGACCCCAGCACCCTGGATTGTAAAGGGGGCTTGGGGACTGGCTGGTCTCCTTAAGTTAGTTCAGTGATACTGAATTTGGATCGTCCGCCAGCTAACCTTAACTTTTCGTAAAGCAGTTAGGATGTGAGTATATATGAGGTTTTATGTTTGTCTTATAAAGCAGTCAGCTAAAAAATTCCTGTTTTCAAAAACATGGTAACGGGTAAAGCTGGGTTGGGTAGTCTCAGTCTTGTCTGATTTTGTCCCGGTCAGGGTGCTGGTTCACCTGAGCCGTGGTGGGGCTGAGGTCCAGATCTTTGCTCCTGACATCCCTCAGATGCACGTAGTCGACCACGCCAAGGGGCAGCCTTCTGAGACTGAAACCAGGTGAGTCTTGCCTACCCTGGTGGTCAGATGTGGTCACAGAGGGTGGTCACTCAAGAAGCTGCACGCACCACCACCTCTCCGCAGCTGGAAGCCGGGCTGAGCGTCTCTCCAAGCATGGTCCTCAGGCGGACCTAACGCTGCGAACCGGGGAGTTGTTTCTCGCCTCCTGGGGCTTACTGAGGCGTGACAGAATTCCGAGTAGGCACCTCGTCCTTGGTTTTGAGTGAAGGCGGACAGCTCGGTCTGGCCCCCTCGTTCACCTGTTTGAGCCCCAGGTGGCTGTGAGGGGGGCCCCCAGACCCAGCTCTGGGTACTCGGGCCTGGCCTGGTGTGCTCAGAGCCCCATGTCTCCCCTGTCCCGTTCTACTGCAGGGCAACAGCCTGGGGCTGAGGTTCCCAGGCACCTTCCAGTGAGGTTCGGTGCGAGGTGGGCCAGGGGGGATTCACAGCTCTGTCTCCTAGGGGCTGTGGATCCCCCAGACAGGACCCCTGTGCCTCTTTTCCTGCCTGGGTCCCTGGTCCTGGGCTCTGTGGCTTAGGCTGTCGCTCTGCTCGTCGTGTGCACTGCTGCACAGTTGCTGTCTGTCACCAGTACCCGGAGGGGTGCCTATCTTCCTGGGGTCCCTGGCTGACAGGAAGTCCTTGACAATTCGGCTTGGGTTCTGAGTTGCCGACCTGAGAGGGCTCTAGGGGCTGCACAGGTGTGGGTCACTCTCCCTCTTACAGGCAGCACATGTGCCTCCCTGGGGCCTTGGTTGCCTGCTCCTGGCTGCACGCTGAATCTTTCTGTGGTCTCTCCTTTCCCAGGAACGTTCTGACTGAGTCAGCCAGGATTGCCCGCGGCAAGATCACTGACCTGGCCAAGCTCCGCACGGCCGACCACGACGCTGCCATCTTCCCTGGAGGCTTTGGAGCCGCCAAGAACTTGTGCGTGTCAGAGCTCTGGGGTCTCTCCTACAGCACCTGGGGTGTGGGTGGGCCGGGTTGGACACCTGACTGCTGTTGGGGATCTCCGCTTCTTGACGCACATAGCTGCTCTGGGACGGAACTGCTGTAGGATGGGGCTCAGGTCACATTTTAGCAAGATGTGTGgtttctctgccttctgcttgATCCGCAGCCACCCTCTGAGGTGGTCTCGCCGGAGGTCTGCTCACATCCACACTGTCTCCCACACGCTCCTCGCAGCACAGGGACCTGCTTTTCTGTTAGGTTGTTGGGTGAGGGTCCTCCAGGACGTGGGCCCATTCTTTCTTTGCCTGTGGGTGTTACTGTGGTGATTGGGCTACGGGCCTGAGAGTTGGCACAGCACAGCCTTGCCAATCCCATGGCGCCGAGACACCACAGTGCCCTTGTCCTCTGGTCTCAGATCTGCTCTCTCTTGTTGCTCTGtctcactgtgtgtctgtgctgtcCCTGTCCCAGCACATCCCTCCCGAGGCGGGCAGGGGCCTCTGCTCAGGTGATGGGggtcccgcacagctgtcctggTGCAGGAGACGGGAAGCAGCTGTGCCCGACTGTTTTGGGTGCTTGAACACATGGTGCAGCAtgtctgacagccaggcttcatgGGTTGTGATGGAGATACAGCAGATGAGCAGACGGGCCCTGGAAGGAGCGTTTTCCTGGGACGAGGATGAGAGCATTCCTCTGACCCAGGCCCAGGGCCTCTGGTGACAAATACCTGGCTGTGGGCATCCAGCCCCAGGGCTTGCCACCTGCTGGCCGGGGCCATTGTGGGGGTTGTGTGGCCTGGACTGCCTGTGCTGGCCCTCCGCCTCCTTGCCCCCCATCTGCCTGCTTCTCGGGGCACTGCTGCAGAAATGAGGCTCTCCCCTTGCCCTTCGTCCTTCGTGGCTCCTCCTCGCCGGGCCGTTGGTGTCTTCTTCTGAAGGGTCCCATAACCCCGTCATCTCAGGCCCCATGGGGTCGCGTTCAAGTCCTGTGAGCACTGTTAGGGTCACTGCTGCTCCGTTGGGCCCCTCCCCCTGCACCGCCTTTGAACCCTGGGGCTCATCTGCATGAGCTTCCTGTTTCACTGCTGCAGTCTGGAGCACCACTCACCCCCTTTCCGACCTGCATTTCCAGCTGCTTGCCCAAGAGTCACATGGGAATGTCATGTTGACATTTAAAGCCACGCCCCTGACCTGTGCCTAGCCGGTGTAGACCCTTTATGGTCAGGACACGAGGTGGAATGGTGCTGTCCCTCCTGGCTGGCTCTGTCGGGGTGCCCTGTACCCAGAGGGAGGCGTTAAATTCCCCAGTGTCCCATTGTGCACAGCCCTTCTGTATTTTGACCTCTGGAGGTTCCCCTCTGCCTGCAGACTGCAGCACTTCCTTTCTGCAGAGCCACCCCGTtttcccagctccccagcagtGCCGTGCTCCTGAAACCTGGCCTTCTGAGGCCTCTCCCCTTGGCACCACCTTCACACGCCTCATGGCAGGAAGTGACAGAAAGGGGTCTGCTGGACTTTGACCTCCTATGGGACAGGGTTTCTTGAAAGCATGAGATGGGTTCACTAAGTGCTGTACCTCTGCTGTGACATTAGTGCCTCCCCCTAGGTGAAGGCCGTTGGGGGATCTGTTGGGTTGTGTCCCCCACACCTGCACTTGGCTGACCTAGGAGCTGAGCCAGCTCTTGGTGCGTCCATGTCTCCCCTGTAGAGGATGCTGTAGGCTCTGGGCTCCCTGGGAGAAGCTGCTGCTGGTGGCCGCTGGCCCCATTCTTCCTGACCTTTCCAGGAGGAGGGCCGATTCCTGAGACAGCGGTCCCCTGAGCAGGGCTGCTGTGATCGCTAAGGGGCAGCGTGGTGACCCCTTCCTCTTGTGTGGGGGCCCAGGCCCTCCTTGGCACTGTGAGCAGCTTGTGTGTAGCACAGGGGTAGCCTCTCCAGCTCAGTTCTGCACTGCATGTTTGCAACCAAGTGGATTGTTGCTGGTCCACTGGCCGGCCCCACAGCTGTGTGCACAGATCCCATCTGGTGGATGGCCCGACCCTGACGGGTGCTGGTGATTTCCAGCCTGCTCTTGTCTTGATGGCTTTTTGGAGCTGTAACTGACACGTGCATTTGAAGTGTAAGATGTGACGTCTGACACACGTGAACACCCCGAGAACCCACTTCCACATCGGGTGGCGACCCCCCATTGCCCCAGTTTTCTGGTTCCTCACGCACCATGCTCAGCAGATGCCCCAGGATAGAGTCCCGCCCATAAACAGCAGGGGCAGCCCAGGtgaggctgtgggcagaggcgtGCCCTTTGGCCTTTGATGGCCTCCCGGGCCTGCCTTCCACAGAGACGGCGCTGGCATGTGTGCCCCTTAACGACACCCCAGGGCTCCAGCTCTGGGGAACAAAAtgcgtttctcttccttcttagcGGACTGTCCATCGCTGGTCTTGGGCCACGTGCTTGCTTGCAGTTCCTGGGTTTACCGAGCGCTGCTGTGTCTGCTCTGTCCGCCCTCCCACCCCgcctccaccctccctcccccttaTTACTCAGCgtctttctgtttaaaaaatggaaaggtaCAGGAACATGTAATTACATGAATAGCCACACACACGTATGTGCACACTTGCATGTGATGACTTCCTGTATCAGTGCCGAGGAGTGGATGGAACTGCATGTGGGCTTTTGGGGGCCAGGCCCACTGAGAGCTGAGGAAGCCTCCCCTCTCATGGCAGGAGCACATTCGCTGTACACGGGAAAGACTGCACAGTCCACAGAGACGTGGAGCGCGTCCTGAAGGAGTTCCACCAGGCTGGGAAGCCCATCGGGTGCGTGTGGGGCCACGGAGGGTGGCAGGCAGGGCACAGTGGTCTTCAAAACTGGTCCCCGTTCTCATGTCACCTAGAGGTTTCCCGGGCCCTCACACGTGCCTTCTGGCTCTGAGCGTTCTGTGGGCCTGTGGTCGTAAAGTCCGCTGATGGCCTAGTGAGGGGGAGGGGGTGATCCTGTCAGCTTCCTGGAGGCACTCCAGTTAGTGCTCCCCAACCCTCCGCCTTACTTAGCATCCCTTCCTTGTGGGCCCCACCCTCATCTAGGCTCAGCAGAGGCACTTCTTTTCTGGGTTGCTGCCATGAGCCCCACTCCTGAGCTTCCTctgggagcccctccctgaggacTGGCCTGAGGTGGCCCCGGGCAGCGGCCTCACGTTCCTCTGCGCGCCCAAACTCGGCACAACAGTTACTCCCATCACAGCCTGTGGTCCTGGGTTCTGGCGGTCCTGGCAGGTGGGTGAGGCCGGCTGTGCCTGCCACCAGGAGTAGTTC is part of the Manis pentadactyla isolate mManPen7 chromosome 1, mManPen7.hap1, whole genome shotgun sequence genome and harbors:
- the GATD3 gene encoding glutamine amidotransferase-like class 1 domain-containing protein 3, mitochondrial isoform X1, encoding MAAVRALLAPRLAASALAPRATLHGSAPRPGARVALVLSGCGVYDGTELHEASAVLVHLSRGGAEVQIFAPDIPQMHVVDHAKGQPSETETRNVLTESARIARGKITDLAKLRTADHDAAIFPGGFGAAKNLSTFAVHGKDCTVHRDVERVLKEFHQAGKPIGLCCIAPVLAAKVLGDVEVTVGHEQEEDGKWPYAGTAEAIKALGAKHCVKEVTISFLASGATRWRWGSPLALHGCPGQAASSTRNCATGGRLGLWCDLCPSAPWVLAELSTLQAQS
- the GATD3 gene encoding glutamine amidotransferase-like class 1 domain-containing protein 3, mitochondrial isoform X2, with the protein product MAAVRALLAPRLAASALAPRATLHGSAPRPGARVALVLSGCGVYDGTELHEASAVLVHLSRGGAEVQIFAPDIPQMHVVDHAKGQPSETETRNVLTESARIARGKITDLAKLRTADHDAAIFPGGFGAAKNFLCCIAPVLAAKVLGDVEVTVGHEQEEDGKWPYAGTAEAIKALGAKHCVKEVTISFLASGATRWRWGSPLALHGCPGQAASSTRNCATGGRLGLWCDLCPSAPWVLAELSTLQAQS
- the GATD3 gene encoding glutamine amidotransferase-like class 1 domain-containing protein 3, mitochondrial isoform X3 codes for the protein MAAVRALLAPRLAASALAPRATLHGSAPRPGARVALVLSGCGVYDGTELHEASANVLTESARIARGKITDLAKLRTADHDAAIFPGGFGAAKNLSTFAVHGKDCTVHRDVERVLKEFHQAGKPIGLCCIAPVLAAKVLGDVEVTVGHEQEEDGKWPYAGTAEAIKALGAKHCVKEVTISFLASGATRWRWGSPLALHGCPGQAASSTRNCATGGRLGLWCDLCPSAPWVLAELSTLQAQS